One genomic region from Leptolyngbyaceae cyanobacterium JSC-12 encodes:
- a CDS encoding uroporphyrin-III C-methyltransferase (IMG reference gene:2510098236~PFAM: Tetrapyrrole (Corrin/Porphyrin) Methylases; Uroporphyrinogen-III synthase HemD~TIGRFAM: uroporphyrin-III C-methyltransferase) — translation MAERAGKVYLVGSGPGDAAYLTVQAREILAQAEVLVYDALVDGELIELVPETCLKLDVGKRGGQPSTPQSEINRLLVKHCQQGKLVVRLKNGDPFIFGRAQSEIGALKQADCEFEIVPGLSSALVAPLMAGIPLTDPQLSQSFTVVTAHNPDALNWVSLTKLDTLVFLMGGRTLPEIVRRLRGHGRSPYTPIAIIRYAGRQQQQIWDGTLNTILDKTAGIPLSPCVIVVGEVVKLRTYIGEQGGQTSEARSQKPEARRREVRGEGSKGAGGDRADQRKLSSSPPPSSSPIPNSPTPDSSSSPSPHLPISPSLLPLADKTILVTRAASQSNQFTSLLEEQGARVIEMPTLEIGPPSSWRDLDRAIAAIEDFDWLILTSTNGVDYFFQRLEEITGERTFSTNIKIAVVGEKTAQRLLKLGIQPDFVPPHFVADSLVANFPEPLAGLRVLFPRVESGGREVLVKEFTSQGAKVREVAAYESRCPDAIAPPALRALQKRKVDVVTFASSKTVQHFCQLLQPVSDDWQTWLKDVGIASIGPQTSASCQALLGRVDIEAEEYTLEGLTAAIIKWAMAEPAEATAIAEGTESISPDSTDSPETSPLPEVTEPANAVASLEMVTVEDSAGATVEFVPEATVVEDSPTATFNQPDENLPGAEAVLASETSVAEPTLESENHLEAIESEIFSEIAIADSVIDVELVAEAESPDSLDTLQAQLDPKTQEFLTAEAQLIAEIQAVIEQDDYEPSESDRPASS, via the coding sequence ATGGCTGAACGAGCAGGCAAAGTCTACCTGGTTGGCTCCGGTCCCGGAGATGCCGCCTATCTGACCGTACAGGCGCGGGAAATTTTGGCGCAGGCAGAAGTGCTGGTATACGATGCGCTGGTGGATGGCGAGTTGATCGAACTAGTGCCTGAAACCTGCTTAAAACTGGATGTGGGCAAACGCGGCGGACAGCCCAGCACTCCCCAATCTGAAATTAATCGACTGCTGGTTAAGCACTGCCAGCAGGGAAAGTTGGTAGTGCGGCTGAAAAATGGCGACCCATTTATTTTTGGGCGAGCACAATCTGAAATTGGTGCATTAAAACAGGCTGATTGTGAGTTTGAGATTGTTCCAGGACTCTCTTCCGCCCTGGTTGCCCCCCTTATGGCAGGCATCCCTCTCACTGACCCGCAATTGAGCCAGAGTTTTACCGTAGTTACTGCCCACAATCCAGATGCATTGAATTGGGTCTCGCTGACCAAACTCGATACATTAGTATTTCTCATGGGGGGGCGTACTCTCCCTGAAATTGTGCGTCGCTTACGCGGACATGGGAGATCGCCCTACACTCCCATCGCCATCATTCGTTACGCCGGACGGCAGCAGCAGCAAATCTGGGATGGCACCCTCAACACCATTTTGGATAAAACAGCCGGAATTCCCCTATCTCCCTGTGTCATTGTTGTGGGTGAAGTAGTTAAGCTGCGAACCTACATTGGGGAGCAAGGCGGGCAAACATCAGAAGCCAGAAGTCAGAAGCCAGAAGCCAGAAGGCGAGAAGTAAGAGGCGAGGGAAGTAAAGGAGCAGGGGGAGACAGAGCAGATCAGAGGAAGTTGTCCTCCTCACCTCCTCCCTCCTCATCCCCCATCCCCAATTCCCCAACTCCTGACTCCTCTTCCTCCCCATCTCCCCATCTCCCCATCTCCCCATCTCTCCTTCCCCTTGCCGACAAAACTATTCTTGTGACTCGTGCTGCCAGTCAATCCAACCAGTTCACCAGTTTGCTGGAGGAACAGGGGGCACGAGTAATCGAAATGCCAACGCTGGAGATTGGACCACCGTCTAGCTGGCGAGATCTTGATCGGGCGATCGCAGCCATTGAGGATTTCGACTGGCTAATCTTGACCTCCACCAATGGAGTAGATTATTTTTTCCAACGACTAGAAGAAATTACCGGAGAGCGAACTTTCTCAACGAATATCAAGATTGCGGTAGTGGGTGAAAAAACGGCACAACGTTTGCTTAAACTGGGAATTCAACCTGACTTTGTGCCACCCCACTTTGTTGCCGATTCGCTGGTAGCTAATTTTCCAGAACCACTGGCTGGCTTGCGAGTTCTGTTTCCCCGTGTGGAAAGCGGCGGGCGCGAAGTGTTGGTGAAAGAATTTACCAGCCAGGGGGCAAAAGTACGCGAAGTAGCGGCATATGAATCCCGTTGCCCGGATGCGATCGCCCCACCTGCCTTAAGAGCTTTGCAAAAGCGCAAAGTGGATGTTGTCACCTTCGCTAGTTCCAAAACTGTGCAGCATTTCTGTCAGCTTCTACAACCAGTCAGCGACGATTGGCAAACCTGGCTAAAGGACGTTGGCATTGCTTCCATCGGTCCGCAAACCAGTGCCAGTTGTCAAGCCCTTCTAGGACGGGTGGATATTGAGGCGGAGGAATACACCCTGGAAGGGTTAACGGCTGCAATTATCAAGTGGGCAATGGCAGAGCCAGCCGAAGCAACTGCAATCGCAGAAGGTACAGAATCTATTTCACCTGATTCAACTGATTCACCTGAAACATCTCCTTTGCCAGAAGTGACTGAACCTGCAAATGCAGTTGCCAGTTTAGAAATGGTAACTGTTGAAGATTCTGCCGGTGCAACCGTTGAGTTTGTCCCAGAAGCAACGGTCGTTGAAGATTCTCCTACAGCAACATTTAATCAACCAGATGAAAACCTGCCTGGAGCAGAAGCCGTTTTAGCCTCAGAGACTTCTGTTGCAGAGCCAACGCTTGAATCTGAGAATCATTTGGAAGCCATTGAATCAGAGATATTCTCAGAAATTGCGATCGCCGATTCAGTGATTGACGTTGAACTGGTTGCTGAAGCAGAATCTCCTGACAGTTTAGACACGCTTCAGGCACAGCTAGACCCCAAAACCCAGGAATTTTTAACTGCCGAAGCCCAGCTTATTGCTGAAATTCAGGCGGTGATTGAGCAAGATGACTATGAACCCTCTGAGAGCGATCGCCCTGCGTCCTCTTGA
- a CDS encoding beta-hydroxyacid dehydrogenase, 3-hydroxyisobutyrate dehydrogenase (IMG reference gene:2510098237~PFAM: NAD binding domain of 6-phosphogluconate dehydrogenase) yields MKIGFIGTGLMGLPMAERILNAQFPLIAYNRTTAKLAPLQQAGAELAHSPEALIRSVDCIVLMVTNAEAVRAMVLSETSRTELVGKTVIQMGTIAPAESRALCEAIIAAGGDYLEAPVLGSIPEAKTGNLIVMVGSTPAQFEQWQPVLRCFGAEPLRVGEVGTAAAIKLALNQLIGSLTSAFATSLGFVQQQGADVDVFMQILRGSALYAPTFDKKLQRMLEHNYANPNFPTKHLLKDTELFLQEAKSSSLNLAIPEAVQGILEQAMHQGLADKDYCALFSVVISETMHRL; encoded by the coding sequence ATGAAAATTGGCTTTATCGGCACAGGTTTAATGGGATTGCCCATGGCAGAACGTATTCTAAATGCCCAATTTCCGTTGATTGCCTACAATCGCACTACAGCCAAGCTAGCACCGTTGCAGCAAGCAGGAGCCGAACTTGCCCATTCGCCAGAAGCGTTGATTCGCTCTGTAGATTGCATTGTGTTGATGGTGACCAATGCCGAGGCAGTTCGAGCAATGGTGTTATCTGAAACCAGCCGAACTGAACTAGTTGGCAAAACGGTAATCCAGATGGGGACGATCGCTCCGGCTGAAAGTCGTGCCTTGTGCGAAGCAATAATTGCCGCTGGGGGAGACTACCTGGAAGCACCTGTGTTGGGCAGCATTCCCGAAGCCAAAACTGGAAACCTGATCGTAATGGTGGGCAGTACGCCAGCACAGTTTGAGCAATGGCAACCTGTTTTGCGTTGCTTTGGAGCAGAACCGTTGCGCGTAGGAGAGGTGGGAACTGCGGCTGCTATCAAACTAGCACTGAATCAACTGATTGGTTCCTTAACCTCTGCCTTTGCCACCAGTCTGGGCTTTGTGCAGCAGCAAGGAGCCGACGTAGACGTATTTATGCAAATCTTGCGGGGGAGTGCCTTGTATGCCCCCACCTTCGACAAAAAGCTGCAGCGTATGCTAGAACACAACTACGCTAATCCCAATTTCCCAACAAAGCACTTACTGAAAGATACGGAACTGTTTTTGCAGGAAGCAAAATCGTCCAGCCTCAACTTGGCAATTCCTGAAGCAGTACAAGGGATTTTGGAACAGGCGATGCATCAAGGTTTGGCAGATAAGGATTATTGTGCGTTGTTTTCAGTGGTTATTTCAGAAACGATGCACCGTTTGTGA
- a CDS encoding K+ transport system, NAD-binding component (IMG reference gene:2510098238~PFAM: TrkA-N domain; TrkA-C domain) has translation MHSVKLNNYPSKVGESPILNRRHSEAALLPVEESGAETVLVNLSSLSFFHSLRSHSKNKQFAVIGLGRFGRAVASTLSRQGYDVLCIDSNEERVAQVLADNIATHARQLDSTQPSALREAGVFEQDTVIVAIGNFVQESIITTLNVKEGGVPHVVAKASSEVHMKLLKKVGADHVVFPEHECGCALAQSLTRPGILDRFELDPDNSIVEVIVPDQFDGKTISELRLRSSYGLNLLAVSQDGKFEINPPPTKRLERGSAMVVIGSNQNINRLPV, from the coding sequence TTGCATTCTGTTAAGTTAAATAACTATCCCTCAAAAGTTGGGGAATCGCCCATTCTTAATCGTCGTCATTCGGAGGCGGCACTTCTTCCAGTTGAAGAGTCTGGTGCCGAAACAGTATTGGTTAATCTTTCATCCCTCAGCTTCTTTCACAGTCTGCGGAGCCACAGCAAAAACAAGCAGTTTGCCGTCATTGGGTTGGGGCGGTTTGGACGGGCAGTTGCCTCTACCCTCAGTCGGCAAGGGTACGATGTCCTCTGCATTGACTCCAATGAAGAACGAGTGGCTCAAGTTCTGGCAGACAATATTGCTACTCATGCTCGCCAGTTAGACTCTACCCAACCCTCGGCCTTGCGAGAAGCGGGGGTGTTTGAACAGGATACGGTCATTGTAGCGATTGGTAACTTTGTGCAAGAAAGTATCATCACAACGCTGAACGTGAAGGAAGGCGGCGTACCTCATGTGGTCGCTAAAGCCTCTTCCGAAGTTCACATGAAACTGCTCAAAAAAGTGGGAGCCGATCATGTAGTGTTTCCAGAACATGAATGCGGTTGTGCCCTGGCACAATCCCTAACTCGCCCTGGCATTCTTGACCGCTTTGAGCTTGATCCCGACAACAGCATCGTTGAAGTCATCGTGCCAGATCAATTTGATGGCAAAACCATTTCTGAATTGCGCCTCCGTAGCTCCTACGGCTTAAACCTGCTGGCAGTGAGTCAGGACGGTAAATTCGAGATTAATCCGCCGCCGACCAAACGCCTAGAACGCGGCTCGGCAATGGTGGTAATCGGCTCCAACCAAAACATTAATCGATTGCCTGTATAA
- a CDS encoding potassium uptake protein, TrkH family (IMG reference gene:2510098239~PFAM: Cation transport protein~TIGRFAM: potassium uptake protein, TrkH family) produces the protein MTVSRTICLGFLAVIAAGTLLLSMPFSTATGTFSWDNIIVGLFTATSAVCVTGHIVVDTATYFSTWGHIFIIALIQIGGLGYMTANTFLLLLLGRKMGLRQKVAMQQALDRSELNGVSMLMRSIIATTLIFEITGALLLLIAFMPKHGLDSSLWLAVFHSVSAWNNAGFSLFSDNLMSYRASPLVNLIIPGLVIFGGIGYEVIFEMYLWLNERILRKPRQIILSLNFKVAVSTTLILLTVGTIAFLFVEARNSATLATLSLPERLMAAWFQSVTCRTAGFNTIDVGKMSAAGLFISIGLMFIGGSPGGTAGGIKTTTLRILTSCTKAILRGREEVHLYERQIPLPLILKAVGVVVGSLATAILGTILISLSDPEFDFIQILFETVSAFGTVGLSTGITLNADFSVFAKLVLVAMMYVGRVGVLLLMAAVIGDPKPSFVRYPEENLLVG, from the coding sequence ATGACCGTCTCTCGTACTATCTGTCTTGGGTTTCTTGCAGTAATTGCTGCTGGGACGCTGCTCCTATCCATGCCTTTTTCCACGGCAACTGGCACCTTCTCTTGGGACAACATCATTGTAGGGCTGTTTACAGCTACCTCAGCAGTATGTGTTACTGGGCACATCGTTGTAGACACAGCGACTTATTTTTCCACTTGGGGGCATATTTTTATCATTGCGCTGATTCAGATTGGCGGATTAGGATACATGACTGCAAACACCTTTCTCTTGCTGCTGCTAGGGCGCAAGATGGGGCTAAGGCAAAAGGTCGCAATGCAGCAAGCACTAGATCGCAGTGAGTTGAATGGGGTGAGTATGCTAATGCGATCCATCATTGCCACCACTCTAATTTTTGAAATCACGGGGGCATTACTACTGCTAATCGCGTTTATGCCCAAACATGGGTTAGATTCCTCGCTCTGGCTAGCTGTCTTCCATAGCGTTAGTGCCTGGAATAACGCAGGCTTTAGTTTGTTTTCCGACAATCTGATGAGCTACCGGGCTTCACCGCTGGTCAACCTGATCATTCCAGGATTAGTCATCTTTGGGGGCATCGGCTATGAAGTGATTTTTGAAATGTACCTATGGCTCAACGAGCGGATTCTCAGAAAACCTCGCCAGATTATTCTATCCTTGAACTTCAAGGTCGCTGTTAGCACCACACTGATTTTGCTGACAGTTGGAACGATCGCCTTTTTATTTGTTGAAGCACGAAACTCTGCGACCCTGGCAACCCTAAGCCTCCCAGAACGCCTCATGGCTGCCTGGTTTCAATCCGTCACCTGTCGAACTGCAGGCTTCAACACCATTGATGTTGGCAAAATGTCTGCGGCAGGCTTATTCATTTCCATTGGCTTAATGTTTATTGGTGGCAGTCCGGGCGGAACCGCAGGCGGGATCAAAACCACCACATTACGAATACTCACTAGTTGCACCAAAGCAATTTTGCGCGGCAGAGAAGAAGTGCACCTTTATGAGCGGCAAATTCCACTTCCCCTGATTCTGAAGGCGGTGGGAGTTGTTGTCGGTTCATTGGCAACAGCTATTTTGGGAACTATTTTGATCTCCCTATCCGATCCAGAGTTTGATTTCATCCAGATTTTATTTGAAACTGTATCTGCTTTTGGAACAGTTGGACTTTCGACGGGGATTACCTTGAATGCAGACTTTTCCGTATTCGCTAAGTTGGTACTGGTTGCCATGATGTACGTTGGGCGAGTTGGGGTATTGCTGCTGATGGCAGCAGTGATTGGAGATCCTAAACCCAGTTTTGTTCGCTACCCAGAGGAAAATTTACTAGTTGGTTAA
- a CDS encoding putative transcription activator (IMG reference gene:2510098240~PFAM: TENA/THI-4/PQQC family), with product MTISESLWQTNQDLAIACLHHPFVQGIGDGSLPKPIFTYYIGQDAFFLTAFAQAYSIAAAKSTDLSGFEVFHSLASGILEELRLHRRYAARWGVDLQQIEPGPATYRYTHFLLATAWSQDIGMTAVAMAPCMRLYLFLGKELAKPGIPDHAYRDWIQTYSSEGFADLTVQLENLIERYAAPVPTAYSSYRYAMLCERDFFQAAWEVGGGKKVQQ from the coding sequence ATGACAATTTCTGAAAGCTTATGGCAAACGAATCAGGATTTGGCGATCGCGTGTTTGCATCATCCCTTTGTGCAGGGCATCGGCGATGGGAGTTTGCCAAAACCAATCTTTACTTACTACATTGGGCAAGATGCTTTCTTTCTGACTGCCTTTGCTCAGGCATACAGCATTGCTGCTGCGAAATCGACTGACTTGAGCGGGTTTGAGGTATTTCATTCTCTGGCTAGTGGGATCTTGGAAGAATTGCGCCTGCATCGCCGATATGCGGCAAGGTGGGGCGTGGATTTGCAGCAGATCGAACCTGGACCCGCGACCTACCGGTACACCCATTTTTTGCTGGCAACGGCATGGAGTCAGGATATTGGCATGACAGCCGTCGCAATGGCACCCTGTATGCGCCTGTACTTGTTTTTGGGAAAAGAATTGGCGAAACCAGGAATTCCAGACCATGCCTACAGAGATTGGATTCAAACATACAGTAGCGAGGGGTTCGCCGATTTAACTGTGCAACTGGAAAATTTAATTGAACGGTATGCAGCTCCTGTGCCAACTGCTTATTCTAGCTATCGCTATGCCATGTTGTGTGAACGTGACTTTTTCCAGGCAGCTTGGGAGGTAGGGGGCGGAAAGAAAGTGCAACAATAG
- a CDS encoding hypothetical protein (IMG reference gene:2510098241), translating into MNLSHALKLSAYCLAILLASCQAAPPTPPSSLSLSSPSPTPSPSPVLASPVKSEAVKTFEKRLRGELIKKSGITVQTVSCPAQVDVTTKAPFSCQATVEGKTFTIAVNPKSNAKTDKNELRWNTQGVLVLPKLEQTIRQGIQQQFRLDVKTNCGGTVRIVQPGETFQCKVTDSRGQTRPVTVQVDDAQGNVTWRL; encoded by the coding sequence ATGAACCTTTCCCATGCTCTCAAATTGAGTGCCTACTGCCTAGCTATACTGCTAGCAAGTTGTCAAGCGGCTCCTCCAACCCCCCCCAGTTCTCTCTCGCTGTCATCCCCCAGTCCTACCCCATCTCCGTCTCCTGTGCTTGCTTCTCCAGTCAAATCAGAGGCGGTCAAAACGTTTGAGAAACGGCTGCGAGGTGAGCTGATTAAAAAATCCGGAATTACTGTTCAAACAGTAAGTTGTCCGGCGCAGGTAGATGTGACAACCAAAGCTCCTTTCTCCTGTCAGGCAACGGTAGAAGGAAAAACCTTTACCATTGCAGTGAACCCCAAAAGCAACGCCAAAACGGACAAAAATGAACTACGTTGGAACACTCAGGGAGTTTTAGTTTTACCTAAATTAGAGCAAACCATTCGCCAGGGAATTCAGCAACAATTTCGGCTGGATGTAAAAACCAACTGCGGTGGCACAGTGCGAATTGTGCAACCTGGAGAGACGTTTCAATGTAAAGTCACTGATAGCCGTGGACAAACCAGACCCGTGACAGTCCAAGTGGATGATGCGCAGGGAAATGTGACGTGGAGATTGTAA
- a CDS encoding methyltransferase family protein (IMG reference gene:2510098242~PFAM: Methyltransferase domain): MSRSLNQQIQEFYDASSGLWEQIWGEHMHHGYYGADGMLEKDRREAQIDLIEELLQWADVSQATRILDVGCGIGGSSLYLAARFKADVTGITLSPVQAQRASDRAKFAGLSQSTCFLVANALNMPFLDNSFDVVWSLESGEHMPDKTKFMQELYRVLKPGGKLLVVTWCCRPTDQQPLTEDEQKHLEEIYRVYCLPYVISLPEYEQIAQSLPLKNIRTADWSKAVAPFWDVVIDSAFTPIAIVRLLFSGWKTIKAALSLNLMKHGYERGLIRFGLLCAMKE; the protein is encoded by the coding sequence ATGAGTCGGTCACTGAATCAGCAAATTCAAGAGTTTTATGATGCGTCATCAGGGCTGTGGGAGCAAATTTGGGGTGAACATATGCATCACGGCTACTATGGCGCAGATGGGATGCTAGAGAAAGATCGCCGGGAAGCCCAAATTGACTTGATTGAGGAATTGTTGCAGTGGGCAGATGTGTCACAAGCAACCAGAATTCTGGATGTGGGATGTGGCATTGGGGGCAGTAGCCTTTACTTGGCAGCTAGATTCAAAGCAGATGTTACAGGGATTACTCTCAGTCCTGTGCAGGCACAAAGAGCCAGCGATCGCGCCAAATTTGCAGGGTTATCCCAATCTACTTGCTTCCTGGTTGCTAATGCCTTGAATATGCCGTTTTTGGATAATTCGTTTGATGTTGTCTGGTCATTGGAGAGTGGGGAACACATGCCAGACAAGACGAAGTTCATGCAGGAACTTTATCGGGTGTTGAAACCAGGCGGCAAATTGCTAGTGGTAACGTGGTGCTGCCGTCCAACCGATCAGCAGCCATTAACGGAAGACGAACAAAAGCATTTAGAAGAGATTTATCGCGTCTATTGTTTGCCCTATGTAATCTCGCTGCCAGAGTATGAACAAATTGCTCAATCTCTCCCTCTGAAAAACATCCGTACTGCTGACTGGTCTAAAGCGGTTGCTCCTTTCTGGGATGTTGTAATTGATTCGGCATTCACCCCAATAGCGATCGTGAGGTTGTTATTCTCTGGTTGGAAAACGATCAAAGCAGCGTTGTCGCTTAATTTAATGAAACATGGCTATGAACGTGGCTTAATCCGCTTCGGGCTATTGTGTGCCATGAAGGAATGA
- a CDS encoding hypothetical protein (IMG reference gene:2510098243) yields the protein MKIRLSRRRFLYATSSAIAGSALTSPAVAGAANLPAASATAETTAAAIATAAAISATIPVISELPNYSSLLENAICDFGAHIRTRQTSVAMAIRLINIFLDRIENGKISSDNLDELKKYVQIVEKETLETVNIINDSLSLYYAATDRDPRQESVNLATWMSDFLKSQAAIHATQRQEFEHSPDRSILHTQIADSLPTVLISENTLDALLRLLLNHFLILDPQQPVTLSAHLVQNQTSASQSELQPQSQPQLELSVSTSGVIAFEGFQRPFDPAWCQAPFSEYCSIRFPDLMAKVQLLAKNLQATAQLASSEDQTSITVTIPLQIVSV from the coding sequence GTGAAAATTAGACTTTCAAGACGACGCTTTTTGTATGCAACCAGTAGCGCGATCGCGGGTTCAGCCCTAACCTCACCTGCCGTTGCTGGAGCTGCCAATCTGCCTGCTGCCAGTGCCACAGCCGAGACAACGGCAGCGGCGATTGCCACAGCCGCCGCTATAAGTGCCACTATTCCTGTGATCAGTGAACTGCCAAACTACAGTTCGTTATTGGAGAACGCCATCTGTGACTTCGGAGCACATATTCGAACCCGTCAAACGTCCGTCGCTATGGCTATCCGGCTTATAAACATCTTCTTGGATAGAATTGAGAACGGTAAGATTTCCTCGGATAACCTAGATGAGCTTAAAAAGTACGTCCAGATAGTCGAAAAGGAAACCCTAGAAACAGTAAATATAATCAACGACAGCCTTAGTTTATACTATGCAGCGACTGATCGCGATCCGAGACAAGAGTCAGTTAACTTAGCAACCTGGATGAGTGATTTTCTGAAATCTCAAGCTGCTATCCACGCCACCCAACGCCAGGAGTTTGAGCATAGTCCAGATCGCTCCATTTTGCACACTCAGATTGCCGATTCATTGCCAACCGTGCTGATTAGCGAGAACACTCTCGATGCACTGCTTAGACTACTCCTCAATCATTTCCTCATACTGGATCCACAACAACCTGTTACCCTGTCCGCCCATCTAGTCCAAAACCAAACCAGTGCTTCCCAATCTGAATTGCAACCTCAGTCACAGCCCCAGTTGGAGTTGAGTGTTAGCACTTCTGGAGTTATAGCGTTTGAGGGATTTCAGCGTCCATTTGACCCAGCGTGGTGTCAAGCCCCGTTCAGTGAATATTGCTCCATTCGGTTTCCAGATTTGATGGCAAAGGTGCAACTGCTCGCTAAGAATTTGCAGGCAACCGCTCAGCTAGCGAGTAGCGAAGATCAAACTAGCATTACGGTAACGATTCCTTTGCAAATTGTGTCGGTTTAG
- a CDS encoding hypothetical protein (IMG reference gene:2510098245) — MPQLPKTKRSPYLRASPEHYERVKQAQAELAQKIDPFASLIWLRLFILLIIIPIVISVLLVRVGMLFSRVYAMVVGSLIIWSSILSLLNGQPSFTYIAGSANPLPFFQFNPGLGNVYFGWGVILSVKIGWEKAQGERPFLILAFILGLATCIVGLMNLRGIQVDIAIRISGLFGLLLALLVGFAIVATVLTPWQPRARS, encoded by the coding sequence ATGCCTCAACTACCCAAAACCAAGCGATCGCCTTATCTTCGTGCTAGCCCTGAACATTACGAAAGGGTCAAACAGGCCCAAGCTGAGTTAGCGCAAAAGATAGACCCATTTGCTTCTTTAATCTGGCTTCGTTTGTTCATACTGCTAATCATAATTCCTATTGTCATTAGCGTACTTTTGGTTAGAGTTGGCATGTTGTTTAGCCGGGTTTATGCGATGGTTGTGGGTTCTTTGATCATTTGGTCAAGCATTTTATCTTTGCTCAACGGACAACCATCATTCACTTATATTGCGGGTTCTGCCAACCCGCTGCCTTTTTTCCAGTTCAACCCAGGGTTAGGCAATGTCTATTTTGGATGGGGTGTAATCCTTTCAGTGAAGATTGGCTGGGAAAAAGCACAAGGAGAAAGACCGTTTTTAATTCTGGCTTTCATTCTCGGACTGGCAACCTGTATCGTCGGTTTAATGAATCTGCGCGGTATCCAGGTTGATATTGCTATACGGATTTCTGGGTTGTTTGGTCTTTTGCTGGCGCTCTTGGTTGGGTTTGCGATCGTGGCTACGGTTTTAACCCCTTGGCAACCCAGAGCTAGGAGTTAA